TGCAGAAACGGCAGCGTCGGCGCCAGATCGAGCGCCTGGCGCGCGAAGGCCTTGGCCTCGTCGAACGCGTCGAAGTAGAGCGATACCTGGGAAGCCTTGCAGTACGCTTTCATCCGCAGCTCGGGACGGAGCGCGTCGAACGGGATCTGCCCCACGATCGTTCGGGCCTCCTGGTAGCGGCCCATGCCGTGGCAGATGGACAGCATGTGGAACAGGTAGAACGCGTCGCCGGGATGCGCGTCGACCGCGCGCTTCACCATCCGGTAGATGCGCTCGCGTTTCGCGCACATCGCTTCCGGCCCGAGCGCGTAGCCATAGTGGTGCACCGTCACGTGCGCCTCCTCCACCCGAAGCCCGGAGGCCGCCGCCGCGCGCTCGATGGCGCCCGCCAGCTGGTTGTGCACCGCCCCTTCGTATCCAATGCCGTGACCGTTCCGGAAAAGCCGGTACGCGCGCATCACGTCGAACGCGGTCTGGTCGTTGGGCGCGTGGTAATTCTTCACCTGGAAGGTATAGGCGATCGCGTGGTCGCTATGGATCAGCTCGCGCACCCGCTCCCAGTCGGCGCGGGTTAATCGTTCGTCGGCGTCCAGAATCAGGATCCAGTCGGCCGTGACATGGGCCAGCCCTTGATTCCTCGACTGGGAAAAATTGTCCTCCCAGGGGTACTCGAAGACCCGGGCGTCGAGGTCGTGCAGGAAGGCGACGGTGTCGTCCTTGCTGCCGGTGTCTACGACCACCAGCTCGTCGAGGAAAGGACGGGCTTCAGGGAGCCATTGCTCGAGATTATGGGCTTCGTCGCGCACGATCATGGCGAGCGCCAGGGTCGGCTTTGCGCCGGTCGATGTCGGCATAGCGGGCGTACGGCGGCTGATGAAAAGTCATTCAGATCACCGTGAGGCAAAGAGCCTGCCATGGGCCGCGGGGCGTTCAGGTGACGGGCCCCGGCCGGTCCTCCGCGAGGCCTTCCTTCAGGTAGCGCCGGCCCGCGAGGCCCTCGGACAACGCCGTAAAACAGCGCGCCACCTCGCCGGCGTCGTTCCAGACGAACGGCGCCATACGCAGGTAACGTCCCTTTCGGCTGTCCACGAGCACGCCGCGCTGTTTGAGATACATCGCCGCCCGGTCCGCCCCCTGAAGCTCGAAGACGAGCATGGCGCTGCGTCGTTCGTCTTCCCGCGGCGAACGGAGCCGCAGCCCGAGGTCCTCCGCCCGGGCGATCGCTTCCCGGCCCAGCGCGAGGGTATGGCGCTGGACGGCGTCGAGGCCGGCGTCCAGCAGGATCCGCGCCCCTTCAACAGCATGATAGAGCGATGCGATGGCCGTGGTGCCGCCGAGAAAGCGGAGACGGACATCCGGGTTGGGGAGGGGCAGCGGGTTAAACGCGAACGGCTCCGCATCCCCGAACCAGCCGGTCACGCGGGGCGTGAGGGCCAGGCCCGGGCGCAGAAAGACGAAGCCGTTGCCCGACGACCCGCTGCCTTCCTTGAGCAGGCCGCCGATATAGACGTCCACCCCGAGGTCCGCCATCGGCCCGAACGCGGCGCCTATGCTGTGATAGCCATCCACGACGAGCAGCGCGCCGGCCTGGTGCGCCCGGCTCGCTACGCTCGCCAGGAAGTCGTCGGACAGCTTCTCGCCGCTCAGAAAGCTCACGTGGCTGAGCACCACGAGCTGCGTTCGGGCGTCGATGGCGTCGAGAACGGCGCGGCGATCGACGAAGCCCGCACGCGACGCCGGGATCTCGACGGGCTCCAGGCCGGTGAGGGACCGCCAGCGCTCCAGGCTGTGCGCGACGGAGGGAAACGCGCCGGCCGGGTACACCACCTTCCGCCGGCGTCCGAACAGCTCTTCCGAGGAGAGCACGCATTGCATCGTCCAGTGGGCGTTGGGCTGCATCACGCACGTGCCGGCGGCGGCGCCGAGCAGGGGGGCGACAAACGCGTCGCCGAGGTAGGTGGGCAGCGTCCACCAGCCGACGCGGTCGCCGCTGGCCGGCAGCCAGTGGTTGGGCACCTCGTTCCAGGCATCCACCCCGCGCGTCTGCCAGTCCTCCGCGAACCGCTGCAGCATGGCCGGCACGGTACGTGGCATGGGCCCGTGGGTGAAGGCGCGCAGCTCGACGGCGCCGTCATCGGGCAGCGCATACCGCGCGCGGAGATTCGGAAGGGGCGATGGGGTGGCGGGCATAAACGGAGAGACTATAAACAGAAAAAGGCTTCCGATCGCGCGGAAGCCTTTTTAATGTCGGTATCGGGCGCGCTCAGGAAGCGGCGCTGTCGATATTGACGAACCGGCGGTCGTTCTTGCCTTTCGAGAAGCGAACCGTGCCGTCGCTGGTGGCGAACAGCGAATCGTCGCCTCCGCGCATGACGTTCGCGCCGGGGTGGAATTTGGTGCCGCGCTGACGCACGATGATGCTGCCAGACGTCACGAATTCGCCGCCAAAGGCTTTGATGCCAAGCATTTTGGCGTTCGAGTCGCGTCCGTTTTTGGTTGAGCCTACACCTTTCTTATGAGCCATGGCTAACTGCTGCGTCTATTGGTCGTTACACTACGTTGGTCGTTCCCCGGAGGGGCGGTTCATTCGGCGGCTTCAGCGGCCGGCGCTTCGTCGGCTTTCTTGCGCGACGTCTTCTTCGCGCCGCCGAGCGTCACATCGCTGATCTGGATCTGCGTGTACTGCTGGCGGTGGCCGTTCTTTACCTTGAACCGCTTGCGGCGGATTTTTTTGAACACCAGGATCTTGTCGCCCTTGACGTGGCCCAGCACTTTGGCCGTAACCTGGGCGCCATCTACAACCGGCGTCCCGACCCGGATGTCGCCCTCCGCGGAGACGAGCAGGACCGAGTCGATGGTGATCGTCGAGTCCACCTGCGCATCCATGCGCGGAACGTAGAGTCGATCGTTTTTGCTGACTTTGTACTGTTTGTCAGCGACTTCGATAATCGCGTACATGGTACCTCTTCTTGCCGGCGCCGGGTTGGTTACCGACGCGAGAGTTTGTAATATCGACGGGGTATGTAAGGCTGCCTTATAGCCTTCAATGAGCCGAGTGTTTCCTGCACCGCACCTATGGAAATCATTTTACCGGAAACGGGCGAACGCGTCGCGGCGCCCCGGGTTTTTTGCATCGGGCGCAACTACGCCGCGCATGCCAGAGAGATGAAGAGCGACGTGCCCGAGACGCCGATGGTCTTCCTCAAGCCGTCCACGGCGCTCGTGCCCACCGGAGGCGCCGTCGTGCTGCCGGCGGCGTCGAACGACGTCCACCACGAAGTCGAACTCGTCGTCGTCATCGGCCGGCGCGGGAAAAACGTCCCGGTCTCGGAAGCGATGGCGTATGTCGCCGGCTACGCGGCCGGGCTCGACATGACGGCGCGCGACCTCCAGGCCGAAGCCAAAAAAAAGGGGCAACCGTGGACCGTCGCCAAGGGGTTCGACACCTTCGCCCCGCTCGGACCCATCGCGCGCGCCGAATCCCTGCCGGATCCGCATGCCTGCGCCATCCGGCTCACGATCAACGGCGAGGTGCGTCAGGAAGGATCCACGGCGGATATGATCTTCTCGATTCCCCATCTCATCGCCTACTGCTCCACTGTGTTTACCCTGCTTCCGGGCGACCTCATCTACACCGGCACCCCCGAAGGGGTCGGCCCCGTCCACGCCGGCGATGTGCTCGAAGCCACGGTTTCGGGCCTGCCGCCACTCCGCGTGTCGGTGACGCGGTGATGGAGCTGCCAAGATGTAGCTACTGAGATTTAACTGCCGAGGTAGCCGCCGTACAGGGTATCGATCAGCTGGGTCGGCGTCCACCGGGGCTGGATCAGCTCGATGGCGCCGTTCGCCCGGATCATGGCTTCCCCCGGCAGCGGCCTCAGGTTATAGAGCGACGCCATCGCCATCCCGTAGGCGCCGGCGTCCATGATCGCCAGCACGTCGCCCGGGCGGATTTCGCGGATCTGCCGGTCCCGCGCGAGCACGTCGCCGGACTCGCAGATGTTGCCCACGACGGTGTAGGCGTCCAGCGCCCCGTCGGGATGGGAGAGGTTTACGATTTCGTGGTACGCCCCGTACATCGCCGGCCGGATCAGATGCGCCATGCCGGAGTCCGTCCCGGCGTAGGTGACGCCGTAGGCTTCTTTGATGGTGGTGGCGCTGACGACCAGCGTGCCGGCTTCGGCGGTAAGAAAGCGTCCGGGCTCGAACCAGCAGGTCAGCCCGTCGGGCAAACGCGCCAGCAGCGGGTCGACGATGCCGGCCTGGAAATTTTCCAGATCCAGGGCCTCGTCTTCGGCCCGGTAGGGGATGTTGAACCCGCCGCCAAAATTGATGAAGGCGAGATCCGGAAAACGCGGCGCCGCGTCCAGCAGCATCTGCATCGCCTGCCACAGCACGGCCATCGAGGCGATGCCGCTCCCGATGTGCTGGTGGATGCCGACGATGCGGAGCCGATGCCGGCCCGCAATGGCCAGCAGCTCGTCGATGGCCTCGATCGGTACGCCGAACTTGGTGTGTTTGCCGGCCGTCACCACATGCTGGTGATGCCCCGAGCCGATCGACGGGTTCATCCGTATGCAGACGCGCGCGCCGGGGAACGATTGCCCGAGCGCCTCCAGCCGGCTCAGTTCGCCGATGTTCATCAGGATGCCCTGCTCGGCAATCTCCCGCATCTCCGCGTCGGTGATGTTGTTGGCGGAATACAGGATGTCGTCCGGCGAGAACCCGACGCGCAGCGCCAGTTCGAGTTCGCCGGGCGAGACGGCGTCGATGCCGAATCCTTCGTCGCGGATCACGCGCAGCACCGCCGGATGCTCGTTCGCCTTCATGGCGTAGAGCAGCCGCAGCGGCAATCCCGCCAGATGGGTGCGCAGCGCCTGGCACTGCCGGCGGATGATGCGCTCGTCGTACACGTACAGCGGCGTGCCGAAACGGGCGGCGGCTTCGAGCAGCCGCGGGGCGTCGGCGGGTTCTTTGATGCGGAAAGGGGTTGACATGCGTGTATCAGGACCCGAACAGACGGTTCAAGGTCGTCACGGTTTGCTGGATATCGGCTTCGGAAATGTCGAGATGAACGACCGCGCGGATCAGCCCGGGGCCGAACGGCGACATCCAGATATCGTGCGCGCGCAGGGCGTTCAGTACATCAGCCACGGGCCGCCTGTCGACGCGGAACAGGACGATGTTGGTGTCGACATCCGCCGGATCTATCCGGAAATCGGCGCATTGGGACAGCGCTTCGGCCAGGATGCGCGCCCGGCGGTGGTCGTCCGCCAACCGATCGCGGTGGTGCGCCAGCGCGTAGAGACCGGCGGCAGCGAGGATGCCCGATTGGCGCATGCCGCCGCCGATGCTGTTGCGGAAACGAAGGGCCTTTTTGATCAGATCGGCCGGCCCGGCCAGGAGCGAACCCACCGGCGCGCCCAGACCCTTGGAGAGACAGACGCTGACGGTGTCGAACGGAGCCGCGAGTGCTGCGATCGGGCGACCCGTAGCCGCCGCCGCATTCCACAGTCGCGCACCGTCGAGGTGCACGCTCAGCCCGTTCCGCCGCGCCAGATCGGCCGCTGCGGCCACGGATTCCTGGGGCAGGACGCGTCCGCCGGCGTGGTTATGGGTGTTTTCCAGACAGAGCAGGCGCGACGTCGGCTCGTTGTAGAATCCCTTACGGATCGCCTGCTCGACATGCTCGGGCGTCAGCAAGCCCCGGTCTCCGTCCATCGGACAGGTCTGCACGCCGTTCAGAAACCCTGGCGCCCCGCCTTCATGGTTGAAGATATGGCACTTTCGTTCGACGATGATCTCGTCGCCGGGGCGGGTATGAACCAGCAGAGCCAGCTGGTTGGCCATGATGCCGGAGGGAACGAACAGCGCGTCCTCCTTTCCCAGCAGCGCCGCCACATCGGCCTGGAGCCGGTTGACCGTCGGATCTTCCCCGTAGATATTGTCCCCGACTTCCGCCTCGTACATCGCACGCCGCATCCCCTCGGTCGGGCGCGTCACGGTGTCACTTCGCAGGTCGACCGGCATGGGTTATCGGGTGATTTCGAGCACTTCGAGCTTCAGCCGGCCGGCCGGCACTTCGATTTCGGCCACGTCGCCGACGGAGAGGCCCAGCAGCCCCTTGCCGATCGGACTCACGACGGAGATCTTGCCCTGCATGATGTCGGCCTCCTCTTTCGATACCAGCTTGTACGAGTTCTCCCGGCCGTTCTTCAGATCCTTGACCTTGACCGTCGAGAGGATGAACGCCTTGGAGGTGTCGATCTTGCTGTCGTCCACGAGTCGCGCATCGCTGACGGTCGACTCCATCTTGGCGATCCGGGCTTCGAGGTGGCCCTGTTCTTCTTTCGCGGCGTCATATTCCGCGTTTTCGGAGAGGTCGCCCTGAGCCCTGGCATCCGCGATGGCTTTCGCGATACGCGCCCGCTCCTGGGTCCGCAGGAAATGCAGCTCTTCCTTGAGCTTCTGAAGTCCCTCTTCGGTCAGATAGATTGGTTTGTTTTCCATAACGTGAGCGCGATAGGTCGCTTTGGCGTTGATGGTTATGACGAATGAGATGGATAGTGGACTATAAAAAACATCGCCACGGCCCCGGTGGGCAGCGGCGATCGAATGCTATGCTGATATTATTATGAAGCGCCAGAGAAGGGTCTTCCACGCGGGACCCGTTGATTGGATCCCGCCGGCGCGGCGGATTACCAGCCGTTACGTCTGTTTTTTGGCGTTTCGGGGCTCGAAGGCGGCTCGGCCTCGGCCCGCGTGTCGGGCGTCGCCTCGGGCAACACCCGCCGCGTGGTCCAGTAGCGCTGCTGCCAGTAGGGCTCCGCGATGTTGGATATCGACACGCCCTGGCTCTTCGAGGCGTGCAGAAACTCGCCGTCGCTGAGGTAGATGCCCACGTGCCGGGTTCGGCGATCCGGTTTAAAAAAGACGAGATCGCCCGGCTCCAGCGCGTTCGGCGACACCGGGGTGCCGATGCGGACCTGGTGCTCCGTCGTGCGCGGTACGGCGGTGCGGAAGGAATGGCTGTAGATGGTCTGAACGAGGGCCGAGCAGTCGATCCCGCGGCCGTCCGTACCGCCCAGCCTGTGCGGGGTGCCGGCCCAGCGGACCGCTTCCGCGCGCAGCAGGGCTTCCCGGTCGGACATCCGCGTCGACACCGGGTCGGCCGCAAGATCGGCCGGACGCCCAGCCACGGGCGTAAGCGTCGCCGGCCTCGGCGTCGTCACCGTACAGGCGGAAAACAGCACGCCGCCCACGAGGGTCAGGAGCACCGCCGGGATGCGGGAACGAAGACGGCGAATCGGGCTGGGATGGACGTGCATGGCCGGCTATGACCTGAATTCATTCAAGATCGACGAAACAAGAGGGGCAGCTGGCGTTGAATACGATAGTGATGTTACGCAGGTCAGCCAAGCAGGTAACGGGATTCGGGATGCGCGATGCAGGATTTTCCGGAAACCGTGCTTTTGATCGCTGATTGCTTTTGGTCGCTGATCCAGCATCCCGGCATCGGATACGCGAAGTGCCCGGATGCGTAAAATCATCACCTTCCGCACCTGTAACGGAATACAAAAGGGAAAGTGCCCCAGCGCGGCCCTGCGCCGGAATTCGGCGGCTGCCGGCTCCGGGTATCGGCCCGAACGCGTACATCGTAACCAACGCACAAGCGCATATGAGAACGAACGCACCGCTCTCCCATGTGGTAACCGCCCTCACGGGGTTTGCCCTGGGCGTCGCCGCCGGCCTGCTCTTTGCCCCCGAATCCGGTGAAAAACTGCGCCAGCGCCTCGCCGACGAGGCCCGCGAACAGCTCCGGCAGGCCGAAGCGCGCCTTCGCGACCTCGAATCCCAGCTGAAATCCCTCGACGATCGACTGTCGACCGTCGGGCAGGGGGTCAGCGATCGGGTCCGCGCCACGGCCGGCCAGGCCCGGGACGCCATCCTGCCGGCGCTGGACGAAGCGGCCGAGCAGGTCACGCTCGAAGAGAAAGAGGTCAGCCGCGATCTGCGGCATATGACCCGGCGCTGACACCGGCGAAGCTGGATCAAACCGTCGCTCCGACTCGTTGGAGGCTGCGGTGCCGGCGGGCGACGCATGACGCGTCGAAAGACGCATCCAGCCCCGCCGCTCCTCTGTACATGCACTCACGAAACGTTACACGGACATGCCTTATCCCGAACCTCTGGTACAGCCGATGCGCGCCGAACTCACCCGCCTCGGCGTGGAGGAACTGCGCGACATGACGGAAGTGGACGAAGCCTTCGACGCGATCGAAGAGGGCACCGCGCTGTTGATCGTCAACTCGGTCTGTGGTTGCGCGGCCGCCAATGCGCGCCCCGCCGTGGCTATGGCCATGCAGGGGGCTGTCCAGCCGGAACGCTACTTTACGGTTTTCGCCGGCCAGGATATGGAAGCCACTGCCCGCGCCCGCGAATACATGCGCGGCATCCCGCCGTCCTCGCCGTTCATGGCGCTCTTCAAGGATGGCGACCCGGTATTCGTGCTGGAGCGCCGGCACATTGAAGGCCGCAGCGCCAGCGCCATCGCGACGGATCTGGTGAACGCCTACGCCAAATTCTGCGGCACCGACGCCGTGCCGGAAAACGGCCCGGAAACGCCGCAGGTGCCGGACTGGAACCATCAGGGCCTGCCGCCGACGTTCCGTTCCATCCGCTGACCGGATCGTTCGACGAGGTATAAGACGGCGAGATAGCCGGCTCCGGCCAGGGAAGCGCCCAGGAACGGCGCCCACGCCGGCTCCAGGTTGCGCGTGAGCGCCACGACCGCCAGAAACGGCAGCGATCGCAGCCCCCAGAAGAAGTACGCCCCGACGAATGCGCGCCACGAGACGCCGGCCGTTCGGACGATCAGGGCGGCGTGCGCCCACCGCGATGCCGCGCCGGCGAGGCCGACGGCCCAGAGGGTAAGTTCGAGATCCCGGGTTTGCCCCGCGACGAGCAGGGCCAGGGTTTGCACGGTGAACATCGCCACGCTGCTGGCCAGATCGAGGCGCTGCCGTTCCGTGATGTCGAACACCCGGGTCAGCGGCGACGCCACGGATGCCAGGAAGAGCCACGGGGCCAGGATGCGCAGGTACTCGCCGGCCGGAATCCACGGCGCGCCGAAGACGAAGCCGACGAGCTGCGGGCCGGCAAGGACAAGCGCCAGCGCGGGGAAGAGTCCGATGCCCACCAGGCGTCGATGTACGACATCGGTCAGCGCCGGCAGCGTCCCGCGCCGCGTCGCCTCGGCGCCCTCCACAAAAAACACCTGCGAAACCGCGCCGCCGATCAGGCTCAACGGAACGGCCAGGAGCGCGAAAGCGCGTCCGAAGTACCCCACCACCGCCGCGTCGAAATACACCGCGAGCAGCACGAACGGCAGACGCGTCACCAGCGCATTGAGCAGCGTAGACGGCATGGAAAACGTCGGAAACCGGCGGTAACGATGCGCCGCCTGCGCCATGGCCCGTCTATCGAAGAGGCGCTCGGCAGGCGCCCGCAGCGAGGCCATCGAGGCGCCGATCCACAGCCCGGCGCTGATCAGATTCCCGACCAGATAGCCCCCGATCAGGCCGGCGACGCCCATCCCGCGAAAGCCGCCCGCCAGGCGGCCGGCGGTCATCGCCAGCGCGTTGGCCATCTGCCCGCGAGAGAGGGTGCCGTAGCGCTTTTGCCGCGTCAGCCACAACTCGGAGATCTTCCCGAGCCGGATCAGGATGAGTGCCGGCGCCAGCCAGACGGCCGAGGGCCACAGCGCCTCGCCGACGAGTTGTGCTCCGCCAAGATGGACCGCCACGGCGCACAGCGATGCCGTGATCAGCATCAAAAGCACCGACAGCCCCACCACCGGCCGGGCGTCGCGATCGTCCGCCGGGAGCATGATCGCGTCTTCGTAACGCAGCGATGCCACGGGGATCAGGATGCTCAGCGCGGATAAAAAGAGGTCGAGCACGCCGAAGGCGTCCGGTGTGTAGAGCCGGACGAGAATCGGTTGGGCCAGGTAGGCTACAGCCATCGCGCCGACGCTGCCGGTGAGCAGGGTCGCGATGGAACGCGTCATATCGGCCGGTTTGCTCATGGCGCGGTCGACGCGAACTGGTAGACATGCCAGGGCGGCGAAACGTGCACCAGCCGCGCGCCGGCGGCGTCGGGCAACGGCGTTTCCCGTACGATATAGGCGATGCCGTAGCGATCGATACGCTCGGCGAGTTCCTGCGCGGAAAGCCCCTCGTACGCCTCGTCGAGCCGGCGCATCAACGTGGCGTCCGTCCGCTCCGGCAGGGCGATGGGGG
The Rhodothermales bacterium genome window above contains:
- a CDS encoding glycosyltransferase; protein product: MPTSTGAKPTLALAMIVRDEAHNLEQWLPEARPFLDELVVVDTGSKDDTVAFLHDLDARVFEYPWEDNFSQSRNQGLAHVTADWILILDADERLTRADWERVRELIHSDHAIAYTFQVKNYHAPNDQTAFDVMRAYRLFRNGHGIGYEGAVHNQLAGAIERAAAASGLRVEEAHVTVHHYGYALGPEAMCAKRERIYRMVKRAVDAHPGDAFYLFHMLSICHGMGRYQEARTIVGQIPFDALRPELRMKAYCKASQVSLYFDAFDEAKAFARQALDLAPTLPFLHHLQSQILYQMGHYAAGIRAAYRAIEHAQDDIDDTEGIYLSMDQLLANLAMGYMLTGDHKAAEWHLQEALAINPTNYDARTWMTRLEELMPA
- a CDS encoding aminotransferase class V-fold PLP-dependent enzyme, producing the protein MPATPSPLPNLRARYALPDDGAVELRAFTHGPMPRTVPAMLQRFAEDWQTRGVDAWNEVPNHWLPASGDRVGWWTLPTYLGDAFVAPLLGAAAGTCVMQPNAHWTMQCVLSSEELFGRRRKVVYPAGAFPSVAHSLERWRSLTGLEPVEIPASRAGFVDRRAVLDAIDARTQLVVLSHVSFLSGEKLSDDFLASVASRAHQAGALLVVDGYHSIGAAFGPMADLGVDVYIGGLLKEGSGSSGNGFVFLRPGLALTPRVTGWFGDAEPFAFNPLPLPNPDVRLRFLGGTTAIASLYHAVEGARILLDAGLDAVQRHTLALGREAIARAEDLGLRLRSPREDERRSAMLVFELQGADRAAMYLKQRGVLVDSRKGRYLRMAPFVWNDAGEVARCFTALSEGLAGRRYLKEGLAEDRPGPVT
- the rpmA gene encoding 50S ribosomal protein L27; this translates as MAHKKGVGSTKNGRDSNAKMLGIKAFGGEFVTSGSIIVRQRGTKFHPGANVMRGGDDSLFATSDGTVRFSKGKNDRRFVNIDSAAS
- the rplU gene encoding 50S ribosomal protein L21, which translates into the protein MYAIIEVADKQYKVSKNDRLYVPRMDAQVDSTITIDSVLLVSAEGDIRVGTPVVDGAQVTAKVLGHVKGDKILVFKKIRRKRFKVKNGHRQQYTQIQISDVTLGGAKKTSRKKADEAPAAEAAE
- a CDS encoding fumarylacetoacetate hydrolase family protein, which produces MEIILPETGERVAAPRVFCIGRNYAAHAREMKSDVPETPMVFLKPSTALVPTGGAVVLPAASNDVHHEVELVVVIGRRGKNVPVSEAMAYVAGYAAGLDMTARDLQAEAKKKGQPWTVAKGFDTFAPLGPIARAESLPDPHACAIRLTINGEVRQEGSTADMIFSIPHLIAYCSTVFTLLPGDLIYTGTPEGVGPVHAGDVLEATVSGLPPLRVSVTR
- the lysA gene encoding diaminopimelate decarboxylase, coding for MSTPFRIKEPADAPRLLEAAARFGTPLYVYDERIIRRQCQALRTHLAGLPLRLLYAMKANEHPAVLRVIRDEGFGIDAVSPGELELALRVGFSPDDILYSANNITDAEMREIAEQGILMNIGELSRLEALGQSFPGARVCIRMNPSIGSGHHQHVVTAGKHTKFGVPIEAIDELLAIAGRHRLRIVGIHQHIGSGIASMAVLWQAMQMLLDAAPRFPDLAFINFGGGFNIPYRAEDEALDLENFQAGIVDPLLARLPDGLTCWFEPGRFLTAEAGTLVVSATTIKEAYGVTYAGTDSGMAHLIRPAMYGAYHEIVNLSHPDGALDAYTVVGNICESGDVLARDRQIREIRPGDVLAIMDAGAYGMAMASLYNLRPLPGEAMIRANGAIELIQPRWTPTQLIDTLYGGYLGS
- a CDS encoding GntG family PLP-dependent aldolase; the protein is MPVDLRSDTVTRPTEGMRRAMYEAEVGDNIYGEDPTVNRLQADVAALLGKEDALFVPSGIMANQLALLVHTRPGDEIIVERKCHIFNHEGGAPGFLNGVQTCPMDGDRGLLTPEHVEQAIRKGFYNEPTSRLLCLENTHNHAGGRVLPQESVAAAADLARRNGLSVHLDGARLWNAAAATGRPIAALAAPFDTVSVCLSKGLGAPVGSLLAGPADLIKKALRFRNSIGGGMRQSGILAAAGLYALAHHRDRLADDHRRARILAEALSQCADFRIDPADVDTNIVLFRVDRRPVADVLNALRAHDIWMSPFGPGLIRAVVHLDISEADIQQTVTTLNRLFGS
- the greA gene encoding transcription elongation factor GreA, with product MENKPIYLTEEGLQKLKEELHFLRTQERARIAKAIADARAQGDLSENAEYDAAKEEQGHLEARIAKMESTVSDARLVDDSKIDTSKAFILSTVKVKDLKNGRENSYKLVSKEEADIMQGKISVVSPIGKGLLGLSVGDVAEIEVPAGRLKLEVLEITR
- a CDS encoding NlpC/P60 family protein produces the protein MHVHPSPIRRLRSRIPAVLLTLVGGVLFSACTVTTPRPATLTPVAGRPADLAADPVSTRMSDREALLRAEAVRWAGTPHRLGGTDGRGIDCSALVQTIYSHSFRTAVPRTTEHQVRIGTPVSPNALEPGDLVFFKPDRRTRHVGIYLSDGEFLHASKSQGVSISNIAEPYWQQRYWTTRRVLPEATPDTRAEAEPPSSPETPKNRRNGW
- a CDS encoding YtxH domain-containing protein, whose product is MRTNAPLSHVVTALTGFALGVAAGLLFAPESGEKLRQRLADEAREQLRQAEARLRDLESQLKSLDDRLSTVGQGVSDRVRATAGQARDAILPALDEAAEQVTLEEKEVSRDLRHMTRR
- a CDS encoding BrxA/BrxB family bacilliredoxin, with translation MPYPEPLVQPMRAELTRLGVEELRDMTEVDEAFDAIEEGTALLIVNSVCGCAAANARPAVAMAMQGAVQPERYFTVFAGQDMEATARAREYMRGIPPSSPFMALFKDGDPVFVLERRHIEGRSASAIATDLVNAYAKFCGTDAVPENGPETPQVPDWNHQGLPPTFRSIR
- a CDS encoding oligosaccharide flippase family protein; protein product: MSKPADMTRSIATLLTGSVGAMAVAYLAQPILVRLYTPDAFGVLDLFLSALSILIPVASLRYEDAIMLPADDRDARPVVGLSVLLMLITASLCAVAVHLGGAQLVGEALWPSAVWLAPALILIRLGKISELWLTRQKRYGTLSRGQMANALAMTAGRLAGGFRGMGVAGLIGGYLVGNLISAGLWIGASMASLRAPAERLFDRRAMAQAAHRYRRFPTFSMPSTLLNALVTRLPFVLLAVYFDAAVVGYFGRAFALLAVPLSLIGGAVSQVFFVEGAEATRRGTLPALTDVVHRRLVGIGLFPALALVLAGPQLVGFVFGAPWIPAGEYLRILAPWLFLASVASPLTRVFDITERQRLDLASSVAMFTVQTLALLVAGQTRDLELTLWAVGLAGAASRWAHAALIVRTAGVSWRAFVGAYFFWGLRSLPFLAVVALTRNLEPAWAPFLGASLAGAGYLAVLYLVERSGQRMERNVGGRP